Genomic segment of Candidatus Methylomirabilota bacterium:
CGAGCACCTCCAGGAGTTCCTGGCCGGCGTGGAGGCGTGGCGGATCGCCCGCGCCGCGGACTACGAGCTGGTCCACGCCCACTACTGGCTCTCGGGCGCCGTGGCCCTGGCGCTCCGCCAGCGCTGGGGCGTGCCCGTGATCCAGATGTTCCACACCCTCGGCCGGCTCAAGAACGACGTGGCCCGCACGCCGCGCGACCGCGAGCCCGCCCTGCGCATCGCGGAGGAAGCCCGCATCGCGGCGTCGGCGGATCGCATCGTCGTCGCCGCGGACGTGGAGCGGGCCTATCTCGCCGAGCACTACGGTGCGGACCCCGGCCGCGTCGCCGTCATCCCCTGCGGCGTCGACACCGATCTCTTCAGGCCGGGCTCCCGCGCCGAGGCCCGCGCCGCCCTCGGGCTCGACGGGGGCCCCGTGGTGCTCTACGTGGGCCGCCTCGCCCCGATCAAGGGGCTCGACACGTTGCTCGACGCCGTCGGCCGCCTGCGGGACCGCGGGCGCCGCCCGCGGCTCCTCATCGTCGGCGGGGACGCCGACGAGCCGCTCGACGGTCACGAGGCCGAGCTGCGCCGGCGCGTGGAGCGGCTCGGCCTGCGCGACGCCGTGAGCTTCGTCGGCGCCCAGCCCCAGCCGACGTTGCGGTCCTATTACGTCGCCGCCGACGCGACCGTCCTGCCCTCGTACTACGAATCGTTCGGGATGGTGGCCCTGGAGGCGATGGCCTGCGCGAGCCCCGTCATCGCCTCGCGCGTGGGCGGCCTGGCCACCACGGTCCGGGACGGCGTCACCGGGTTCCTGGTGCCGGACGGCGACGCCGCGGCGCTGGCCGCCCGCCTCGACGCGGTGCTCGGCGACCCGGACCTCGGCTGGCGCGTGGGACGCGAGGGCGTCCGCTGGGCGGCACGTCATCGCTGGCCGTGCGTGGCCGAGGCGATTTGCCGGCAGTACGCGCGCCTGGAGCCGCGGGCCCGCGTGCATCTGGCCGCCGCCCGCTGCACCGGCTGACGGGCGGATGCCGCCGTACGCCGGAAGCGGGCCCGCGAACGGCCGGTGGGGCGGGGTGGGGTCCGGCGATCCGTTCGCGCCGCCGGTGTCTTCGCGCAGCGGGTGGTTTGGAGCACCGCCGTCCGCCGGTTCGCGCCAGAGCGCGTGATCGCCGGACCCCACCCCGCCCCACCGCCAGCCCGTGTGCTACACTCCCGCGCACCGTGGGGCTCCTGCTCGACGTCCGATCGCTGACGACGCAGTTCCTCACCGGCGCCGGCACCGTGCGTGCCGTCGACGGCGTCTCCTGGGACGTCAACGAGGGCGAAACGGTCGCGCTGGTCGGCGAATCGGGGTGCGGCAAGAGCGTTTCGGCCCTCAGCATCATGCGGCTGGTGGCGGCCCCGGCCGGACGCATCGTCGGCGGGCAGGTGCTGTTCAAGGGCCGCGATCTCTTGACGCTGAACGAGGAGGAGATGCGGCGGGTGCGCGGCCGGGAGATCGCCATGATCTTCCAGGAGCCGATGACGTCGCTGAACCCCGTCCTGACCATCGAGCGCCAGCTCACCGAGGGGCTCGAGATCCATCTGGGCATGGCTGCCGCCGAGGCCCGGCGGCGGGCGGTGGAGCTGCTGGCGATGGTCGGCATCCCCGACGCCCAGCGGCGGCTCTCGCAGTATCCCCATCAGTTCAGCGGCGGCATGCGCCAGCGCATGATGATCGCCATGGCTCTGGCCTGCAGCCCCTCCCTGGTGCTGGCCGACGAGCCGACGACCGCGCTCGACGTGACGATCCAGGCGCAGATCCTCGAGCTCTTGCGCGCGCTCCGCCAGGACTTCGGCATGAGCATCATCCTCATCACGCACGACCTCGGCGTCGTCGCGGAGTTCGTCGACGAGGTCGTCGTGATGTACGCAGGGCAAGCCGTCGAGTCGGCTCCCGTCGCCGACATCTTCGCGTCGCCGGCCCACCCGTACACGCGTGGGCTCCTCCGCTCGATCCCGTCGCGCCGCGAGGCCGGCGCGAAGCGGCTGCCGACGATCGCCGGGATGGTCCCCGATCTCGCCCAACTCCCGATTGGCTGCCGCTTCCAGGACCGCTGCTCCGAGGTGTTCGAGCGCTGCCGCGAGGAAGTCCCCCCGCTGGTCGACGTCGCCCGCGAAAGGTGGTCGCGCTGCTTCTTGTCGCAGAAGGCGGCCGCATGAGCCTCCTCGAGGTCCGCGAGCTGAAGAAGCACTTCCCGCTCGGCGGCGGGTTCTTCTCCGGACGCGAAGGTTGGGTCCGCG
This window contains:
- a CDS encoding glycosyltransferase encodes the protein MIRVAMLSVHTCPLAALGGKETGGMNVYVRELSRELGRMGVEVDIFTRSQNAAIPRVVELTETARVIHLPAGPEAPLARARVHEHLQEFLAGVEAWRIARAADYELVHAHYWLSGAVALALRQRWGVPVIQMFHTLGRLKNDVARTPRDREPALRIAEEARIAASADRIVVAADVERAYLAEHYGADPGRVAVIPCGVDTDLFRPGSRAEARAALGLDGGPVVLYVGRLAPIKGLDTLLDAVGRLRDRGRRPRLLIVGGDADEPLDGHEAELRRRVERLGLRDAVSFVGAQPQPTLRSYYVAADATVLPSYYESFGMVALEAMACASPVIASRVGGLATTVRDGVTGFLVPDGDAAALAARLDAVLGDPDLGWRVGREGVRWAARHRWPCVAEAICRQYARLEPRARVHLAAARCTG
- a CDS encoding ABC transporter ATP-binding protein produces the protein MGLLLDVRSLTTQFLTGAGTVRAVDGVSWDVNEGETVALVGESGCGKSVSALSIMRLVAAPAGRIVGGQVLFKGRDLLTLNEEEMRRVRGREIAMIFQEPMTSLNPVLTIERQLTEGLEIHLGMAAAEARRRAVELLAMVGIPDAQRRLSQYPHQFSGGMRQRMMIAMALACSPSLVLADEPTTALDVTIQAQILELLRALRQDFGMSIILITHDLGVVAEFVDEVVVMYAGQAVESAPVADIFASPAHPYTRGLLRSIPSRREAGAKRLPTIAGMVPDLAQLPIGCRFQDRCSEVFERCREEVPPLVDVARERWSRCFLSQKAAA